The DNA window AGTTGAATGCACCGATGGCAATACATCAGCGAAGAGACCAAGGAGCTTTAGAATGCCCATCAAACCCAGGCCCTTCACCTTTGAATGTGAAGGATGCGGTTGGACAAAGACAGTGGCACCGCAAAGTGATGTGCTGATGCCCGGCGAGTGGTTTGACCAGTGCCCGAGGTGCGGGAGCAAGGCACTGAAGATGCGCACCGCCGGGTGGCTTGAAGGGGCGTTGGCGGAGTTGCTGGCGCGGCGGCGATTTTGAGCGCACAGGCCAGGGTTCAGCGCCCTGGCCAGCAACGGCCTGCCAGCAGGCAGGCCTGGGTTAGTAACACGCTGTGTGCCGGCGTTTAGCGGCGTATTCGAGTGCGAAGGAAGTCATCAGACTCGACAGAGGTTCTGGTGCGAACGAGTTCGCAAACCTCCAGGGCTTTTCGAGCGGCCAGCTTGAGCGTTCGACGAAGGCCTTCGCATTCATCAACGAGTTTTTCCAGCCCGGAAGAATCGAACATTTGCTCAGAGATGGGGAATGCTCGATCAATTCTGTCAAACAGCGCCGTTCCGCCTATTTCCAGTGCATCGAGCTTGAACGCATTGAACTCGCCCTTGCGGCCTTCCAGTTGCGCAATATCGGCCTGGATGGCCTGCTTGTAGGCATCGAATACGGTATCGAGCTTGCTGTTAACCTTGCCGACTACATCCACTTTACGGTTGATCGAGCGCAGGAACTGCTCGAACGTCAGGCCGCTGGAGGGGTAGTCTTTCTTGCGCGTGGACGAATAGGCGCACATGCCGGCGTACTCGATACCCGCGAAACTCAGGTCGTCGGCTACTTGCTCCATGATCTCGAGAATATCGTCCTGAGACTTCACATCCGCCTTGTTCAACACGATATACAGCGACTCTGCGCGGAACGGCGTGGACTCGATGAACTCGATGTCGGACTGGTCGATGGTCCCGGCCGGGTCAAGGCCGATGACCCAGACCAGCGCCGATGCCTGATTGACCAGGGAGGCTGCAGTGCTACGGTCGGAGGCCGCGGCCCCACCCGTGGTACCCGGGTTGTAGCCGGGCGTATCGATGATGCACAGGTTGCCGAACAGCTCCGGGTCCATGGGAACCTTGACGCTGATGAAGGGCAGGATGCGCCGCAGGTCGAAGCCGAAGGCCTGAACATATTCGTGGCACATCGACGCGTACAGGCTGGGCTCCAGGTCGATGGCCCCACCGTTATACGAATAACCCTTGATCCGGGTTTCTTCGGAGCACACCACGTAGCTGGGGACCACGGTCACCGGGTTGATGCCGGTCGCCAACTTCACGCTCGGGTTACGGATGAAGCTGTTGACGAACGCCGACTTTCCGCTGCTGAAACCACCCGCAATGCTCAGGATGGTTTTGCCGGCAATGCTCGGGAAGTTGTTCAGCATCTGCATCTCGGCGAGGATCGCCTGCATGTCGAGCACTGCTTGGGCTTCACCGGCCAACGACGATTCTCGGCTGGCGAATTCCATATAGTCGTGGTTGATCAGGTCGGCGAATTTGGCCAGCTCTTCATTACCGGGCGGTTGCTGGGCCAGGACTTTGCTCACCAGGGAAAATTTCTCGGTTAGCGACAGGTGCTGCTTGTTGATGTCGGCGTAGTTGTCTTCCAGGTGCTGCTGGGAGGCCTTCAGTTGTTCGGTCAGGCTTTCCAGTAGGTCGACGTTCTGCTCCGTGGAAATCAACTGGTTCTTATGTTCCTCCAGGTACGTCTCCAGCTCGGCAATTTGTGCCAGCGCCTGTGCCTTGCGTTCCTCTAGCTCGGCCGCATTGGCTCGCTCTGCCTGCAACTGTGTTGTTAGCGCTTCATTGTCCGACTCCAGCGAGTCGATCTGTACAGCCTGCCCGGTGCACTGTTCGGCCAACTGCTGTTTGGCGTCGTTCAGTGCTTCGATCTGCTGCTGCGCGTCCGAGAGGGTGTGCCCAAGTTCAGCGATGCGCTGTTCTTTTTCCGCCAGCGCCTGCTTGCGATCTGCTAGCTGCTGTTGAAGGGTGGCGATCTCGGCAAGCGCCTGGTCCTTGCGTGCTTCCAACTCTGCCGTATTGGCCTGTTCTGCCTGCAACTGGTCGCTGAGCGTCTCATTGCGCGACTCCAGCGTGCGGATCTGCTCAGTCTGCTCGGCGCACTGCTCGGTCAACCGCTGTTTGACGTTGTTCAGCGCTTCGATCTGCTGTCGAGTATCGGCCAGGGTGTGCTGGAGCTCCTGAATGCACCGCTCTTTGTCGACAAGCTCCTGTTTGTGGTCGGCAAGGTGCTCTTCGAGCCCTGCGATCTGGGTCATGGCCTGAGCCTGACGCTCTTCCAGATCCTTGGCGTACACCTTGGCCTGGGCCAGTGCGAGCATAGCCTTCTGGAGCTTGCCCTTCTCCTGCGCTAACGCTTCGGAGGTCGAGGCCAAATTGGCTGTTTCAAGCTGCAACGCATCGACTAGCGAGCCGTTGCGTGATTTTAGCTCGCCGATTTCGTCGTTCTGGCCCGCGCACAGCGCGGACAATTGCTGATTGGTGCTGAAAAACGTGTCGAGCTGGCACTGGGCATCATCCAGGTGGCCCTGAAGTTCAGCTGCCAGCTTCTTGCGTTTGAACTGCCAGAAGCGGGACAGCGACTCCAGCGTCGAGCGTGCCTGTTCATGAATGGCTGGCGGGTTGCTCACAGGGTGACCTCTTCGGCCTTGCGTGCCAGACGTTCAAGCCGGTCAATGGTTTGAGCCGCGTTGTCGACCTGATCCTTGAGCACATTGATCCGGCGTTGAATTTCATCGACGAAGGAGTTGGAGATGGTGGAAGGTGCGTTGCGTTCAACATCGTTGAAGAACGAACTGATCTTGCTTTTGACCTTGCTACCCAACGAGCCAATGAAGTCATCGGCGGCATCCTTGAAACGTTCGGCCTCGTAGCCCTTGAGTGTGCCGTTACTTTTCAGGGAGTCAGGCAACGGAATGCCCAAATCAAAGTCATCGTCAGGAATCGATTGAATGATCGAAAGAATCGCGAGCTTGATCATTTGCGCATTGGCATCCTGTTCAAGCACCTCACGGATCTTCGGCGTGAGGGTCCGGGCCAGTTCTTCGTTCAACCCGCGATGAGAGCTCTCCACCTTGGCGCCCAGCTCATCCTGGATGTCGTTCATGAACTCGTTGATGGTGGAGATGACCTGACTACTGATGATCTTGGAGCGGACGACCGTTTTCTCGGTAGTGCCGCCGCCCCAAAGCTTGCGGGCAAACCAGCTGCCAACCCCAGGGTTGTCGACGACAATGGTTTCACTGAAAGAGCCTTCCGCATCTTTGACAGTGGACTGCGTCTCGCGAAGCAATTGCGCAGCTGTCTTGCGCATGTCGTCACGCAACTTCTGGCGGTAGTCGGCCATGGTGTATTTGAAGCTGACATCCAGTTCCAGCGAGAGATCCAGTCGCTTCGATTCCAGCGAAGCCAGTTGTTCGTCCAGCTGATCGACGTTGGCGTTCTTGATCTGGATGACCTGGTTGCGTGCCAGGGTGATGATCAGCGCCTTGAATGCCTCAAGGTTCTTTTGTTTCCGAACCATCAGGTTGGCGATTTTTTCCCGTGTGATCTCCGTTTTCTTCTCGCGCACCTGGGCAAGCATGGCGTTGATCGCGTCAATGTTTGCCAAGCTGTCCAGGCTGCTCAACGACAGTGCCTGGTTGTCGCGAGTGAAGTAATCCGGGTAATCGGTGGACAGGTTGTCCCAGGTCACCTGCTCGTTCGAGTCCCAGGTTTCGGGCGTTTCGAAGCGGCGGTTGAGGCTGTGGCACAAGCCGGAGCTATGCAGCAGGTTACGGTGCACCGAACCGATCAGGTTGTCGAACACCGAGCCCACTTCCGGGCTGCTCATCTTGAGGTCTGCAAGGGTGCTCTGTGCCCGTGCCGACAGCTGGGCACGGATGGCTTCCACGGCATCGCTCAAGCGCGCGCGTTTTTCGCTGCCGTACAGTTGTGTGTCGATCTGGCTGGCCACCAGTACCAGTTCCTGAATGCCTTCCTTCTGGGTAATACGCCCCATCACCTCAAGGTCTTGCTCATTGAGGAACTGGCCGGCCGGGCTGACGATGAACACCACGTCGCAGGTTTTCAGCAATTCGACCGTGCGCTCTTCGCGCGACTGGACCGGATCGTTCATGCCGGGGGTATCGATGATGCAGATATCGCGTAGTGCCTCCAGCGGCATGGCGACATGAACCGTCTTGGTGAACGGCATGTACGTGCCGTCGGCACCGACATAGTTGTACAGACGAGCCGCCAGCTCTTTCGGGTTACCTGCCTGAATCTCGCTGTGCAAGTGCAGGGTGGCCGCATCGAGCCCTGACCTCTTCATGCGCTGGAACTGGTCGTATGCCGCGAACAAGCCTTCTTCGCGTTGCAGTTCGCTCAAGGCTTTTTTATCGGCCATGATCGTCAGCTGCGCCATATCGAGGGGCGCGCTATTGGCTTGGGCGTTACGACGCTTCACCAGCTCTTCCAGGCATTCGCGCTTGCGCGTGGCAAGGCGTTGCTCGAACTGGTCCGATTTGAAGCGGATCGCGGCGATGTCCGTTTCGCTGTAGAACTCAACCTTGGCCTGGAACACTTCGCCCCAGGTAATGGTGGTCAGTGCAGCGGTCATGGGTGTTGCGGCCTTGGGCAGGATCGGTTCGCCATTAAAAATCAGCGCATTGAGCAGCGATGACTTTCCGGCTTTCACACGACCAACAATACCGATGTTCATCAGCCGGTTCTGGTCCTGCAACGTCTGGCACGCTTGCGCGAGCTGTTGCGGTTGGTCGATGCCGTTCAGCCGCTTGAACTGCTCGATTTCGCGCTCAAACAGGTCCTGGTTGCTTGCTGCCAGCGTGTGCAGGCTTTCGCTAAAAGCGACGAGTGATTGGTAATCCATTAGGTCGTTCGCCTTACTTGTAGAGGTGTTCGTTTGCAGCGGCTTTTACTGCGGTGGCAAGGTTTTCCAGCACAGCAGTCTTCTCGCTGATCTGTGCTTCAAGCTGCAGGCTTTCCTGTGCAATTGAGTCGATCACATGCTTTTGCTTGGTGATCTGCTCTTCGAAACCGTCGCTGATCTTCTTCAGCATGGCGTTGAGCTGCTCGTCGATGATTGCAGGAATTTTTCCGCGCAGTTCCGCCTTGATGTTGGGGAACACTTCGCCGGTCAGTTTCTGGCGAAACTTCTCGCGCTCGTTACCGCCACCGTTAAACATCTTGAGAATTTCGGGCAAGAAGATGATCACCAGCTCTACCAGCGGATTGACCACGGTGGTGGTGACAGCGAGCACGGTAGAGAGGCTGCGGTAGAGCATGACGCCGCTGTTCTTGTCTTCCTCGGCACGATTGCTCAGGCGTGTCGACCAGTCGCTGAGCATTTCCGTGGTGCGCTCCAGCGAGAACTTGACTTTGCTGGAAAGCTCCTCGCTCCAGTTGCCGCTGATGTCCAGTACGGACATCTGGCTGCTGGTGGCACTGAGGTTGCTGGCAATCCGGTCGACCATGTTGGTGGAGATGTCCTGCACTTCAGATTTGATCGTGCTGGACAGGCTGCTGCGGATGATGTCGGAGAGTGCATTCGACAGGGCACTCGGGTTCTTACTGCTGCCCAAGGTGACCAGTTCGTCGAGGGAGTCGTTAAGGGCGTTGTCCAGGCCGCGCAGGCTACGGTCGAGCATTTTCCCCGAGTAGCGATCTTTCAGGTCCGACTCGACGTCTTTGCGTTGCTCCAGCAGCTTGGCCAAGGCCTGCTCGAGTGCGCGTGCGGTTTGCTCGCTCTCGGCCTTGTCCTTTTTCAGCATGCTCAGCGCCAGGTTGATCTGCGCCAGTACTTCGAAGTTCTGGTCCTTGAGGATGTCGATGAACAGGCGCGAGAACAGCACGTCAGGCTGCAATGCGGTCAGTGCATTTGTCAGTTCCTCACCACCACGGTTACCGATAGTGATGCTGCGGTAGTGCTCGCCGAAATACACCCCGAGCTGGTCGTCAATGTAGGCCTGCACGTCTTCAACCTGGTCGGCGGCGCGCAGGTTGCATTTGCTCAGCAGGAAGGTGAAATCGGTGTTGTAGGTTTTTAGCTCGTCGAGTTTGCGCAGCATCGACTGCGTAATGTTGCCGTCCTCGATGCTGGTCAGCACCACGAAGTGCACACCGCGCGGCAGGTAGTAAGCAATGGCCTTATTGTGGTTTTCCAGCGATGAGCCGAAGCCCGGCATGTCGACCAGCACCAGGGGCGCAATGGCTTTCAACGCCTCGCTGTCGAGGTACAGGCGCAAGTGAGAAAACTCGCTGGAACGACGGTTGATGGTACTCAGTGCTTCAACAGGCAAACGTTCCTGCACGCCGTCGGGCTTGATCGCCAGCAGATAAGGCTCGGAGGAATAACGAAGCTCGGTCGCCAGTTCAGTTTCTGGCGCAATCCCGACCGGCAAGATGTCCTTGCCCATCAGCGCGTTCAACAGCGAGCTCTTACCGGCACTGAAGGCCCCGATCACGGGCACTACAAGCTCGGTCTCCATCACTTTTGGAAGCAATGACTGATCGAATGAAAACGCTTGGTCATTGAGCAGCACCTGCATTTTCTTCAAGTAAGTGGCGAACTCTTTCTGGCTTTCGAGCATGGTGATATTCCTTTAAGTGTTGATGGTCTGCGCGAAGGCATGGCATAGGGTGCACAGAGGCTTATGCGCTGGGATATTCAAGTAATCGCTGGTCTTTTCTCGTCGTGCGAGAAGGGGGCCGGCCCGAGAAGGTTACAACCGCAGTTGCCGCGTTCGGGTCGCGTTCAGGGCCGTTCACGAGGTCAGTGCGTCACTGCTTGGCTCGTGGTCTTGTTACAGAAGCATTGAGTGCAATGGAAGGGGAGGGCAAAGGCATGCACACGTCCTTGTCTGTAGGGTGTTGATCGCGCATACCAAATAACTGATGGCATATCGCATCCCGGATGAGATTGCGTTGGGTGAAACCAATAGATCGGCGCAATCTGTTCTGCCTGTATGATGGCACTTTGATTCGGCATGGTAAACTGTCAACAAAACGCCCATATCCCGGGGTTTTTCTTCAGATGCAACGCGCATTTTCAAGGCCTTGCGCGGAGGTGCATGGTTGAAATATTTACCTGTATGCTTAACCAGTATTCAGGCGCTGCACGTGTAACTGCAAGCGGTAGGGATAGAACGAAAGCAAGTCAAGCTATTTTCTCGCCAATAAGCATTTGGCGAAGGCTTCATTTTTTAGTGGCGGCCTATTGGCATTATGCTGGTCGCGTTTTTGGTGATGGACCTCGCTTGGTTATCCAGCGAACTGGCAGGAGCAGCAATGAATGGTGTGGGTTATCGGTATCGTCGTCGCGTTGATCGGCTTTGCGATGATGTCTCGTCCTTTCAGGATTGGTTTCGCCCTCTATTTGGTCTTCCTGATTTACTACATCTACCTGTATGGCGGTAAAGGGGATCTGGCAGAGGCGTCCACCGCACTTTCACTCGTGTCCGGGGCGGTAGGCCTTTTGGTCCTCGGGGCAGTGCTGGGTGGCATACGGTCGAGTGCTGGCAGTGAGTCGGAGTACATAGCCAAACGTAAGCGAGTCTGGATTTTTCTGCTGAAGTTTGGTGGCGCATACGTTGTGTTTACCCAGCTGCTGACTGTGGCATTGTTTTTGGGCGGAGGGGGCGGTTCCTGGGAAGACTGGACAGCAGCAGGGTTCATGGTGAAATTACTGCCCTACAAGTGGGTTGGGTATTTGCTGATGTTGGCGGGGTACTACTGCTTGAAAGACAAATCCAAAACGCCCCGGCCCCTACGCACTTGATGCCTTTTTATCTCTTTTCAGAACTATCAAGCATTACCACCACTGTTGGACGTGCGCTGGCACTGTCGTCGATGAGCAGCGGCTTGAACTGCTTGCTTGGCATATAACCCTTGAGTTGCTTGTCATATGTCAAGTTTTTGGGCGCATGTTCGGTGATGTAGGTATTGATATCCTTGGACGCCTGCTGCCGACTAATGCCAAAGCTCTGTATCAAGTGTCCCGTGGTCAGCCGGCCCTCCCGCCAGGCTGCGGTTTCAATCAGGCGATAGCGAAGAGCTAGGTCCCAGCGAACCTGTTCGATGGATTGCTTGGCTTCATACCCTCTCCGTATGCTCGAATTCTTTACCTGTATAAGTCTACATTATAGACGTGTCACTTTGAGCTACATATCGTCTTGCTGTCTTCGGAATTATCAGGGTTTTGAAGGGGGCGAACATGGCTGCGTGGGATGGGGTTTCTATAGGCGCATTGCTGTTGATGGGGGCTACGCGAGCTCTGGAAAATGGCTCTCGACTTCAAAAGGTATGTGCGTTGGGCTCGCATTTGGGGGATGGAAATTCGGGAGCTGCGTTCAGCACTGCGGGCTGAGAAAGCGCACATTGAGCAGTTGCAAAGGAAACTGGTGATTCTGCAGGAGTTGATTCCGGCAGAGGGCTAAGGGGAGGGCATGGGCAGCGTTGGGCGTGTCAGCCTGATAGAAGGTGCTGTCACTGATGCGTCAGGTGCTTCAGTGGATTTCTTTAGTGCTCCTTAACAGGCTTGACCCAAATAAATCAGTCTTAACCCTAGCAAGTCAGCTAAAATCTTCGACTCTTAATCGATATGGATCTGGAAATGACCGATCGGTGGTTGAGTGTCGAGGAAATCGGTGAGCACTTGGGCGTGAGTAAGGACACTGTCTATGCATGGATCGCAAAGCGACACATGCCTGCGCACAAGGTGGGGCGGCTCTGGAAATTCCAGAAGGCTGAGGTCGATTCGTGGGTTAAAGCTGGTGGGGCAAGTGATGATGCGACTTTGGGGTCAGCATGAGTGCCGAGCGCTACCGTCTGTCATTCACCACGGGTGGTCTATTTCTGCAGGAAGCCCCGTTGGTTGCCGAGCGTTACCTGTCATTGCGCGACTGGTCGCAGACCCGTGCAGAGGTACGTAATGGCAACCTCCTGCAGGCGCGTACAGCCAGCTCTGCGAAGCGCATTAGCATCGAGTTGTTCGGGCGACTTGAACTGCTTGATATCGAAGAACTGGAGGCTCTGGTCGACGGTAACCGGCGAGAGCGCAGTTACTTGCTCTGGTCGGCGGTCTGTCGCCGTTATGGCTTCATCCGTGATTTTGCCATTGAGGTACTGCACGAGTACTACCTCAGCCGGCGTCACCGGATCATGACTACTGACTATGAGGCTTTCTACAACGCCAAGGCGCTTTGGCATAAGGAGCTGGATGAAATTGCAGTCTCCACCCAAAAGCGTTTGCGCCACAGTGTATTTCAGATGCTGCGCGAGTCCGACCTGCTCTCAGAGCAAGGTCAGATCCAGCCTGCACTGCTTACCCCGCATCTGGTCCGATTGATAGCCAAGCATGGGCGCGAACATCTGCTGGTTTTTCCAGCCACGGACAGTGAAATTCAAAGGTGGCTTCAATGAGCCGAAAAATCAGCCAGCAGCCCCTGGCCACGCGCTTCGAGCACCTGCTGGGCGTAATCAGCAGCCAGCGATTTCTGGAGATGAAAGGGCTGAACAACGACCTGCCGTTCTACATTTGCGAGTTCAAAGCCTCCGAGTCCTTCGAGATGCAGCGCATGCAGCGGCAGCTAGTCAACAACCTGGCCAGCATGAGTATCGGCTGCCTACAGGGACGTGGCGTGCGCGTCATGGAGATCAACCTTTACGATCTGTCCATTGAGCTGCTCAAGGCCCGCGATGGCAGTAGCGATGACAGCAGCCTCTGGGACGAGATACTCGCTGTTGAGTCCGAGGTAGAGAAAGATGCCCTGCTGGAGCTGCTGCAGAATGTCCTAGGCGTCGAAGAGTACCTGGTCCCGGCGATTGGCGAGCGCCTCGCTGGGGCGGAGTACGACGTTCTGTTTCTCTCCGGGATTGGCGAGGTGTTCCCCTACATTCGCTCGCACAACGTGCTCAACAACCTGCAGAGCACGGCCAAGGGAAAACCAACCGTGATGTTCTTCCCTGGCGAGTACCGTCATTCACTGCAGGAGGGGGCTTCGTTGGAGCTGTTCGGCCTGCTGCACGACGACAAGTACTACCGCGCATTCAATATTTTCGAGATTCAGGGCTGAGGAAGTAGTAGATGGAACTCAACGGTATTTTCCTGAACCCCGTCAGCCGCCCCATCGAGGGGGTGATCAAGGCCGACGATGAGACCAGCTTGTATGATGAACTGAGCGAGTACGTCCTTACCGACGAGGTTGCCAAGCGCTTGGAGCACTTCCTCGACGCCTACACCGATTACCACGGTGCCAACGGGGTATGGGTTTCGGGCTTCTTCGGTTCGGGTAAGTCGCACCTGCTCAAGATGCTGGCTCTGCTACTGGAAAATCGCTGCATCGATGGCACCTGTGCCCTGGAAATTTTTCTGCCCAAGATCCACGGGGACGATGCGTTGCTGCGCAGCAAGCTCAAACAGGCGGTCACCATCCCCTCGAAGAGCATCCTGTTCAACATCGATCAGAAGGCCGACATCATCAGCAAGACCCAGATCGACGCCTTGCTGTCGGTTTTCGTCAAGGTCTTCAACGAGATGTGCGGCTACTTCGGCAAGCAGGGCTACATTGCCCAGTTCGAGCGTGATCTCGACAGCCGCGAACAGTTCGAGGCCTTCAAGGACGCCTACCAGATCATCGCCAAAAAGCCCTGGGGGCGCGGACGTGAACAGGCCCTGCTTGAGTCCGGCAACATTGCCAAGGCCTATGCGCAGATCACCGGCGAAGATCCGGCTTTGGCCAAGGGCATCCTCGACAAGTACCGCACTCAGTACAGCGTTTCCATCGAAGACTTCGGCAACCAGGTCAAGGCCTGGCTGGACAAGCAGCCGGCCAACTTCCGCCTGAATTTCTTCGTTGACGAGGTGGGGCAATACGTCGCCGACAACACCAAGCTGATGACCAACCTGCAGACCGTCGCTGAAAGCCTGGCGACCAAGTGCCAGGGGCGAGCCTGGATCATCGTCACAGCTCAGGAGGACATGAACTCCGTGCTCGGCGATATGAGCAAGCAGCAGAGCAACGACTTCACCAAGATCCAGGCGCGCTTCGCCAACCGCCTCAAGCTGACCAGCGCCGATGTGGCCGAGGTGATCCAGAAGCGCCTGCTGACCAAGAACTCGGTGGGCACTGGACTGCTGGAAAGCGTCTACGGCCAGCAGTTCAACAACTTCAAAACGCTCTTCGAGTTCGCTGATGGCGGTCAGCACTACCAGAATTTCCGCGATCTTGAGCACTTCACCTACTGCTATCCATTCGTGCCCTACCAGTTCCCGCTGTTCCAGTCGGCCATCCGCGGCATTTCACTGCACAACGGCTTCGAGGGCAAGGCCAACTCGGTAGGTGAGCGCTCCATGCTCGGTGTGTTCCGCGAGGTGGCCATGGCCATCGACAATGAGCCGGTTGGCCAGCTGGCGACCTTCGACCGTATGTTCGAAGGCATTCGAGGCGCGCTGAAGAGCTCGATCCAGAGCGCGATCAACAACGCCGAACGTCACCTGGGTGATCCCTACGCCGTGCGCGTGCTCAAGGCGCTGTTCCTGGTCAAGTACGTCAAGGAGTTCAAGGCCACCTTGCGCAACCTCAGCGTACTGATGCTGGAACGCTTCGGCGAGGATGTACCAGCCCAGCGCAAGAAGCTGGAGGCCGCACTCAACCT is part of the Pseudomonas sp. ABC1 genome and encodes:
- a CDS encoding dynamin family protein, which codes for MSALCAGQNDEIGELKSRNGSLVDALQLETANLASTSEALAQEKGKLQKAMLALAQAKVYAKDLEERQAQAMTQIAGLEEHLADHKQELVDKERCIQELQHTLADTRQQIEALNNVKQRLTEQCAEQTEQIRTLESRNETLSDQLQAEQANTAELEARKDQALAEIATLQQQLADRKQALAEKEQRIAELGHTLSDAQQQIEALNDAKQQLAEQCTGQAVQIDSLESDNEALTTQLQAERANAAELEERKAQALAQIAELETYLEEHKNQLISTEQNVDLLESLTEQLKASQQHLEDNYADINKQHLSLTEKFSLVSKVLAQQPPGNEELAKFADLINHDYMEFASRESSLAGEAQAVLDMQAILAEMQMLNNFPSIAGKTILSIAGGFSSGKSAFVNSFIRNPSVKLATGINPVTVVPSYVVCSEETRIKGYSYNGGAIDLEPSLYASMCHEYVQAFGFDLRRILPFISVKVPMDPELFGNLCIIDTPGYNPGTTGGAAASDRSTAASLVNQASALVWVIGLDPAGTIDQSDIEFIESTPFRAESLYIVLNKADVKSQDDILEIMEQVADDLSFAGIEYAGMCAYSSTRKKDYPSSGLTFEQFLRSINRKVDVVGKVNSKLDTVFDAYKQAIQADIAQLEGRKGEFNAFKLDALEIGGTALFDRIDRAFPISEQMFDSSGLEKLVDECEGLRRTLKLAARKALEVCELVRTRTSVESDDFLRTRIRR
- a CDS encoding helix-turn-helix domain-containing protein, with the translated sequence MTDRWLSVEEIGEHLGVSKDTVYAWIAKRHMPAHKVGRLWKFQKAEVDSWVKAGGASDDATLGSA
- a CDS encoding dynamin family protein — its product is MLESQKEFATYLKKMQVLLNDQAFSFDQSLLPKVMETELVVPVIGAFSAGKSSLLNALMGKDILPVGIAPETELATELRYSSEPYLLAIKPDGVQERLPVEALSTINRRSSEFSHLRLYLDSEALKAIAPLVLVDMPGFGSSLENHNKAIAYYLPRGVHFVVLTSIEDGNITQSMLRKLDELKTYNTDFTFLLSKCNLRAADQVEDVQAYIDDQLGVYFGEHYRSITIGNRGGEELTNALTALQPDVLFSRLFIDILKDQNFEVLAQINLALSMLKKDKAESEQTARALEQALAKLLEQRKDVESDLKDRYSGKMLDRSLRGLDNALNDSLDELVTLGSSKNPSALSNALSDIIRSSLSSTIKSEVQDISTNMVDRIASNLSATSSQMSVLDISGNWSEELSSKVKFSLERTTEMLSDWSTRLSNRAEEDKNSGVMLYRSLSTVLAVTTTVVNPLVELVIIFLPEILKMFNGGGNEREKFRQKLTGEVFPNIKAELRGKIPAIIDEQLNAMLKKISDGFEEQITKQKHVIDSIAQESLQLEAQISEKTAVLENLATAVKAAANEHLYK
- a CDS encoding DUF1788 domain-containing protein, encoding MSRKISQQPLATRFEHLLGVISSQRFLEMKGLNNDLPFYICEFKASESFEMQRMQRQLVNNLASMSIGCLQGRGVRVMEINLYDLSIELLKARDGSSDDSSLWDEILAVESEVEKDALLELLQNVLGVEEYLVPAIGERLAGAEYDVLFLSGIGEVFPYIRSHNVLNNLQSTAKGKPTVMFFPGEYRHSLQEGASLELFGLLHDDKYYRAFNIFEIQG
- a CDS encoding DUF1819 family protein, whose translation is MSAERYRLSFTTGGLFLQEAPLVAERYLSLRDWSQTRAEVRNGNLLQARTASSAKRISIELFGRLELLDIEELEALVDGNRRERSYLLWSAVCRRYGFIRDFAIEVLHEYYLSRRHRIMTTDYEAFYNAKALWHKELDEIAVSTQKRLRHSVFQMLRESDLLSEQGQIQPALLTPHLVRLIAKHGREHLLVFPATDSEIQRWLQ
- a CDS encoding dynamin family protein, translating into MDYQSLVAFSESLHTLAASNQDLFEREIEQFKRLNGIDQPQQLAQACQTLQDQNRLMNIGIVGRVKAGKSSLLNALIFNGEPILPKAATPMTAALTTITWGEVFQAKVEFYSETDIAAIRFKSDQFEQRLATRKRECLEELVKRRNAQANSAPLDMAQLTIMADKKALSELQREEGLFAAYDQFQRMKRSGLDAATLHLHSEIQAGNPKELAARLYNYVGADGTYMPFTKTVHVAMPLEALRDICIIDTPGMNDPVQSREERTVELLKTCDVVFIVSPAGQFLNEQDLEVMGRITQKEGIQELVLVASQIDTQLYGSEKRARLSDAVEAIRAQLSARAQSTLADLKMSSPEVGSVFDNLIGSVHRNLLHSSGLCHSLNRRFETPETWDSNEQVTWDNLSTDYPDYFTRDNQALSLSSLDSLANIDAINAMLAQVREKKTEITREKIANLMVRKQKNLEAFKALIITLARNQVIQIKNANVDQLDEQLASLESKRLDLSLELDVSFKYTMADYRQKLRDDMRKTAAQLLRETQSTVKDAEGSFSETIVVDNPGVGSWFARKLWGGGTTEKTVVRSKIISSQVISTINEFMNDIQDELGAKVESSHRGLNEELARTLTPKIREVLEQDANAQMIKLAILSIIQSIPDDDFDLGIPLPDSLKSNGTLKGYEAERFKDAADDFIGSLGSKVKSKISSFFNDVERNAPSTISNSFVDEIQRRINVLKDQVDNAAQTIDRLERLARKAEEVTL